From Candidatus Rokuibacteriota bacterium, the proteins below share one genomic window:
- a CDS encoding tetratricopeptide repeat protein, with protein MDQAGVEALSAGRVDEAIRLFQGALQAKPDLAEAHYHLGLALSQKRLWGEALEAYRRARSVQPNYPEAWLGEGTVFASQARLDEAITAYRRALQQRPSYAQAHNYLGDVYLQKGMLDEAIVAFRKAVEADPNYAEGYKDLGLALVKKGQTDEGITILRKAVTLAPRLAEAHRALGEAYATKGLYEQASRSFLNALAAAPRYAEAYKDLGAAYIAVRMYGEAVAALRRAVELNPGLLEAHYYLAVALSARGESDEAIAVLQHVLGVNPRYFEALLALGSTYTSRGMLDEAIATLRKAADLKPDSPEPFHFLSEAFVRKGRIADAITAYQKVTALRPTQPEALNNLGVIYRNARRPEDAVAAFKKAIALRSNYPEAHFNLASAYREKGQMDEAIAALQKAIERRPDYPEAYNALGLAYTSKQQLDDAILAFRRAVSLTPFYPEAHNNLGVAYREKGLLEDAVTAFRTAVAQEPRYAEAHNNLGLTYSEAGLFAQAVSAYLNALAHRPQYPEVYSNLGLAYVRIGRSDEAVSTFKKAVAQDPKYARAIAGLGDAYRAGGRFDEAIKTYKQALSATQNRDPEVWNKLGIAYAGKKLHDDAIASFRKAIELGPKIAEYHLNVGIANTVKERFSAANQAFERVLQIEPGYAEARGRIAANLERMGKKAEAIAAWEQYLRMIEGIPGRGEEVAVVKEKIQKLRRPR; from the coding sequence TTGGACCAGGCCGGGGTTGAGGCCCTGAGCGCGGGAAGGGTCGACGAGGCGATCCGGCTCTTCCAGGGCGCGCTCCAGGCAAAACCGGACCTGGCAGAAGCCCACTATCATCTGGGGTTGGCTCTGAGCCAGAAGCGTCTGTGGGGGGAGGCCCTTGAAGCTTACCGGAGGGCGAGGAGCGTTCAACCGAATTACCCCGAGGCGTGGCTGGGCGAGGGGACTGTCTTCGCGTCCCAGGCGAGGCTCGATGAGGCCATAACGGCCTACAGACGGGCCCTTCAGCAACGACCCTCCTATGCCCAGGCCCACAACTACCTTGGTGACGTCTATCTCCAGAAAGGCATGCTGGACGAGGCCATCGTGGCCTTCAGAAAGGCCGTCGAGGCCGATCCGAACTATGCGGAGGGCTACAAGGACCTGGGCCTGGCCCTAGTCAAGAAGGGTCAGACGGATGAAGGGATCACGATCTTGAGAAAGGCCGTGACCCTGGCCCCGAGGCTCGCGGAAGCACACCGCGCCCTGGGGGAAGCCTACGCGACGAAAGGCCTGTATGAGCAGGCGAGCCGTTCCTTTCTCAATGCCCTTGCGGCGGCGCCACGATACGCTGAGGCCTACAAGGATCTGGGGGCCGCGTATATCGCCGTACGCATGTACGGCGAGGCCGTTGCGGCGCTCAGGAGGGCTGTCGAGCTGAATCCCGGTCTTCTGGAAGCCCACTACTATCTGGCCGTGGCACTAAGCGCCAGAGGCGAGAGTGACGAAGCTATTGCGGTCCTCCAGCACGTCCTCGGCGTGAATCCCCGATATTTCGAGGCCTTGCTCGCTCTCGGCTCGACCTACACCAGCAGAGGCATGCTGGACGAGGCGATTGCGACGTTGAGGAAGGCGGCAGATCTCAAGCCCGACAGCCCGGAGCCCTTCCATTTCCTCAGTGAGGCCTTCGTCAGGAAAGGAAGGATTGCGGATGCGATCACGGCCTATCAGAAAGTCACAGCTCTGAGGCCAACCCAACCGGAAGCCTTGAATAACCTCGGGGTGATCTACCGGAACGCCCGTCGCCCCGAGGACGCCGTCGCCGCATTCAAGAAAGCCATCGCGCTCCGCTCGAACTATCCCGAGGCCCATTTCAACCTCGCGAGTGCATATCGGGAAAAGGGGCAGATGGATGAGGCCATCGCGGCGCTTCAGAAGGCCATAGAACGGCGACCCGACTACCCGGAAGCCTATAACGCGCTCGGTCTCGCGTACACGTCCAAGCAGCAGCTGGACGACGCGATCCTCGCCTTCCGAAGGGCGGTCTCCCTGACCCCCTTCTACCCCGAGGCCCACAATAACCTGGGAGTGGCCTATCGCGAGAAGGGCCTCCTGGAAGATGCCGTCACGGCTTTCAGGACTGCGGTCGCGCAGGAGCCTCGGTATGCTGAGGCCCATAACAATCTCGGTCTGACGTACAGCGAAGCTGGACTATTCGCTCAGGCCGTCAGCGCGTATCTGAACGCCCTGGCCCATAGACCCCAGTATCCCGAGGTCTATTCAAACCTCGGGCTCGCCTACGTCCGGATCGGGCGCTCCGATGAGGCCGTCAGCACCTTCAAGAAGGCGGTGGCCCAGGACCCAAAATACGCCAGGGCCATTGCCGGGCTTGGAGACGCCTATCGGGCGGGTGGGCGCTTCGACGAAGCGATCAAGACGTACAAGCAGGCGCTCAGCGCGACCCAGAACCGCGATCCAGAGGTCTGGAACAAGCTGGGTATCGCCTATGCCGGCAAGAAGCTGCATGATGATGCGATCGCGAGCTTCAGGAAGGCGATAGAGCTGGGCCCCAAGATTGCCGAATACCATCTCAACGTCGGGATTGCCAACACCGTGAAAGAGAGATTCTCCGCCGCCAACCAGGCGTTTGAGCGGGTCTTGCAGATCGAACCCGGCTATGCGGAGGCCCGGGGCCGGATCGCCGCCAATCTCGAACGTATGGGGAAGAAGGCGGAGGCCATCGCGGCCTGGGAGCAATACCTGCGCATGATCGAGGGGATCCCGGGCCGTGGCGAAGAGGTTGCGGTGGTCAAGGAGAAGATCCAAAAGCTCAGAAGGCCAAGGTGA